The Streptomyces vinaceus genome contains the following window.
CGAGCAGAGCGGTGGACACCTTCTCCCAGGTGCCGTCGGCGGCCCACTTCCGCAGCCGGTTGTGGGCTCCCTTCCACGAGCCGAAGGGTTCGGGCCGGTCCATCCACGGTGTGCCGGTGCGGTACCTGAACGCGATGGCGTCGATCACTTCCCTGTGATCCCGTCACTGGCCACCCCGCCGAGGGGCCCGGTCCGGCAGTCACGGCTCGATGCGCGCCCTCGGGGAACGACGGTCTTCTAGTCGCCAGAGAAGGGGGTGTCCCCGTACGGATCGATGCGGGCCAGGCTGCGAACCCGGTGCCGCCCGAGCCGTTCAACGGCCGTCCAGAACTCATCGTTGTCATCGACCAACCGCTCCAGCATTCCTACTGACGGCCGAGGTCCGGACGTTCGCCCGGCCCGGGACACAGAGCCCCCTCGACGCAGCTCGACTACGAGCGTCATTCCTGCCCCTACTCCGGCGCACGCAGCATGTGATCCGGAGGGACGGCCTGGGGGGCACGACACCAGCGGCATCGAGAACGCCTCCGGCATTGCCGCGGGCGAGCACTGCGCCCGATGCCGCGCCGTTCTGATGCAACGAGTCGTTGCACCTGTGTCCAGCTCCGCCGTGAACGCCGTCCTGGTCCTCCGCCTCGCTCCCGGAGCATTCACCAGGGCCATCGGTTGGGCCCGGCCGTCACGATGCGGTCTTCTCGGCGTCGAGCTGGTGGTCGGCCCAGACGTAGCTTTCGGGGAGCAGGTCGGGGATGGGGACGGCCCGGGCGTGGGCGTTGTTGCCGACGATGACCTTGAGGGTGGGGAAGTAGTCGAGAAGGACCTGCCGGCACCGGCCGCACGGGGGAATGACCCCCCGGTCGCGGTCGCCCACGGCAACGATGGTGTCGAGCTCGTAGACGCCCTGGGCGGCCGCCGTGCCGATGAGGACCAGCTCGGCACAGGGGCCGCCTGTGAAGTGGTAGGCGTTCACGGCGGTGACGATCCGGCCGTCTCGTGCACGCGCCGCGGCTGCCACGGTGTGGTTGTCGCCCCGGCAGCGGGTGCGGGCGACGTGGGCTGCGGCCTCGACGAGTTCGTGGTCGGTGTGGTGGGCCTGCGTGGTCATCCTCTTCTCCTCCGTGAGGTGCCAGGCAGGCGACGTTGTCCCGTGCGGCGAGGGTGCGCAAGTGGATATGACGTCGGTGCGGAGGACCCTGCTGCCGTGCGCCGGCACGGCAGCAGGGTCCCTCCCCGGCAGGCAGGCACTCGTTTTGACAGCCCATGGGCCCAGTTGTAGAGTTGAACGGTTGCCTGGAACTGGACAAGTTCGGCGACCATCAGCAGGACCCCCCTCGTGCCTACGGAATCGAATTCTGTGGGTACGTACTCGACTCCTCATCCAGGAATCTGAAGCCGGGAAATCCGGTGGAAAACTTCTGATAGAGTCGGCACCGCCGGAAAGGGAAACGCGAAAGCGAACACCTGGAAAGCGAATCCCGCTTCGACCGGGAGTCAGGCCCGAAAGGATCTGATAGAGTCGGAAACGCAAGAACGAAGAACGAAAGCCCGGAGGAAAGCCCGCGAGGGTGAGTACAAAGGAAGCGTCCGTTCCTTGAGAACTCAACAGCGTGCCAAAAATCAACGCCAGAAGTTGATACCCCGTCCACTCCGGTGGATGAGGTTCCTTTGAAAAAGACCTGTGAGGTCGCCTTCGGGTGATGCTTGCAGGCAATTACACAGCGAGGACGCAGTGGTCAGTCGGTCATATTCCGACATTGACTGGCCCGCTCTACGTGTGTGTGCACCGGATTACCGGTAAACATTCATGGAGAGTTTGATCCTGGCTCAGGACGAACGCTGGCGGCGTGCTTAACACATGCAAGTCGAACGATGAAGCCCTTCGGGGTGGATTAGTGGCGAACGGGTGAGTAACACGTGGGCAATCTGCCCTTCACTCTGGGACAAGCCCTGGAAACGGGGTCTAATACCGGATAATACTCCTGCCTGCATGGGCGGGGGTTGAAAGCTCCGGCGGTGAAGGATGAGCCCGCGGCCTATCAGCTTGTTGGTGGGGTAATGGCCCACCAAGGCGACGACGGGTAGCCGGCCTGAGAGGGCGACCGGCCACACTGGGACTGAGACACGGCCCAGACTCCTACGGGAGGCAGCAGTGGGGAATATTGCACAATGGGCGAAAGCCTGATGCAGCGACGCCGCGTGAGGGATGACGGCCTTCGGGTTGTAAACCTCTTTCAGCAGGGAAGAAGCGAAAGTGACGGTACCTGCAGAAGAAGCGCCGGCTAACTACGTGCCAGCAGCCGCGGTAATACGTAGGGCGCAAGCGTTGTCCGGAATTATTGGGCGTAAAGAGCTCGTAGGCGGCTTGTCACGTCGGATGTGAAAGCCCGAGGCTTAACCTCGGGTCTGCATTCGATACGGGCTAGCTAGAGTGTGGTAGGGGAGATCGGAATTCCTGGTGTAGCGGTGAAATGCGCAGATATCAGGAGGAACACCGGTGGCGAAGGCGGATCTCTGGGCCATTACTGACGCTGAGGAGCGAAAGCGTGGGGAGCGAACAGGATTAGATACCCTGGTAGTCCACGCCGTAAACGTTGGGAACTAGGTGTTGGCGACATTCCACGTCGTCGGTGCCGCAGCTAACGCATTAAGTTCCCCGCCTGGGGAGTACGGCCGCAAGGCTAAAACTCAAAGGAATTGACGGGGGCCCGCACAAGCGGCGGAGCATGTGGCTTAATTCGACGCAACGCGAAGAACCTTACCAAGGCTTGACATATACCGGAAAGCATTAGAGATAGTGCCCCCCTTGTGGTCGGTATACAGGTGGTGCATGGCTGTCGTCAGCTCGTGTCGTGAGATGTTGGGTTAAGTCCCGCAACGAGCGCAACCCTTGTCCTGTGTTGCCAGCATGCCCTTCGGGGTGATGGGGACTCACAGGAGACCGCCGGGGTCAACTCGGAGGAAGGTGGGGACGACGTCAAGTCATCATGCCCCTTATGTCTTGGGCTGCACACGTGCTACAATGGCCGGTACAATGAGCTGCGAT
Protein-coding sequences here:
- a CDS encoding cytidine deaminase, with the translated sequence MTTQAHHTDHELVEAAAHVARTRCRGDNHTVAAAARARDGRIVTAVNAYHFTGGPCAELVLIGTAAAQGVYELDTIVAVGDRDRGVIPPCGRCRQVLLDYFPTLKVIVGNNAHARAVPIPDLLPESYVWADHQLDAEKTAS